A genomic window from Yarrowia lipolytica chromosome 1D, complete sequence includes:
- a CDS encoding uncharacterized protein (Compare to YALI0D14784g, similar to Saccharomyces cerevisiae UBX3 (YDL091C); ancestral locus Anc_2.365, weakly similar to uniprot|O74498 Schizosaccharomyces pombe Hypothetical protein with UBX Domain present in ubiquitin-regulatory proteins), with the protein MSSIESLPTDQREKVESFVSITDWKGDPALAVVLLQSSQWNLELALSRHFDGATGDLNTETSTQTQESSRQGFSPGDFVADDDDIPGIPHSANTNSDNHEVVDTNHPPSGPSYFQTRLKSLLLLPFTAAYKAVSSIFYVLSTVLPFLPRITGIYPSNRGAAHSERKSINPRDTAARFIRHFEDTYGNEHGLEMFEGGYSQALDTAKRDLRFLVVLLMSPAHDDTPAFYRDILCSAQVVAFLKENHVIVWGGDVRESEAFQVASQLKCTSFPFSALVAPSPRSGSNIREMIVLHKIQHLVTAPRWIHALEQGINGHRGKLASLAMDQQERDLTRRLRQEQEEAYERSLAQDRARDQQRAREREAVAEAERAAAEAERHKELQAQKRQQWIKWRAGKIKEKKEDDASTPTARVGIRVPSGTRLNCKFPAYSTLEDLYAYVECHELLNGDDDFSDVEKPEDYDHEYSFELVSPMPRKVIKPVTDVTVQEEPAIWPNGALNVEVVDEEED; encoded by the coding sequence atgtcttcGATAGAATCTCTGCCCACTGACCAGCGGGAGAAAGTCGAGTCGTTCGTGTCAATCACGGACTGGAAGGGAGACCCCGCGCTAGCCgtggtgctgctgcagtCGTCTCAATGGAACCTCGAACTGGCGCTGTCTCGACACTTTGATGGAGCAACCGGCGATTTGAACACAGAAACatcgacacaaacacaagagTCGTCCCGCCAGGGCTTCTCCCCGGGCGACTTTGTGgcagacgacgacgacattcCGGGAATCCCCCACTCTGCAAACACAAACTCAGACAACCACGAGGTTGTCGACACAAATCACCCCCCCAGCGGGCCGTCATACTTCCAGACGCGGCTCaagagcctgctgctgctgccgttCACAGCAGCCTACAAGGCCGTTTCCTCAATCTTCTACGTCCTGTCTACCGTGCTGCCCTTCCTGCCACGTATCACCGGAATCTACCCCTCCAACAGAGGAGCTGCACACTCGGAACGCAAGTCGATAAACCCCAGAGATACAGCCGCACGGTTCATCCGCCACTTTGAGGATACCTATGGCAACGAACACGGCCTGGAAATGTTCGAAGGAGGATACTCGCAGGCTTTGGACACCGCCAAGCGAGATCTGCGATTCCTGGTGGTGTTGCTCATGTCCCCTGCTCATGACGATACCCCCGCCTTCTACCGGGACATTTTGTGCTCAGCCCAGGTGGTGGCGTTCCTAAAGGAAAACCACGTCATTGTGTGGGGTGGTGATGTCCGGGAGAGTGAGGCGTTTCAGGTAGCGTCCCAGCTCAAGTGCACCTCGTTCCCCTTCTCCGCTCTTGTGGCTCCTTCACCTAGATCGGGCTCCAACATCCGTGAGATGATTGTGCTTCACAAGATCCAGCATCTTGTCACTGCTCCTCGGTGGATCCATGCCCTGGAGCAAGGCATCAACGGCCACCGAGGCAAGCTCGCGTCCCTGGCCATGGACCAACAGGAGCGGGACCTCACCCGACGACTCCgtcaggagcaggaggaggcctACGAGCGATCGCTCGCCCAGGATCGAGCCCGAGACCAACAACGAGCCCGGGAACGGGAGGCAGTGGCCGAAGCCGAACGTGCGGCAGCCGAAGCCGAGCGACACAAGGAGCTCCAGGCCCAAAAACGTCAGCAGTGGATCAAATGGCGGGCTggcaagatcaaggagaagaaggaagatgATGCCTCCACCCCTACTGCCCGAGTGGGTATTCGTGTGCCTTCCGGTACTCGGCTGAACTGCAAGTTCCCCGCCTATTCGACTCTGGAGGATCTCTACGCCTATGTGGAGTGTCACGAGCTGTTGAACGGCGATGACGACTTTTCGGACGTGGAGAAACCCGAAGACTACGACCATGAGTACTCCTTTGAGCTGGTTTCACCCATGCCCCGAAAGGTGATCAAGCCGGTGACGGATGTGACTGTTCAGGAGGAGCCTGCCATTTGGCCCAACGGAGCATTGAacgtggaggtggttgacgaggaagaggacTAA
- a CDS encoding uncharacterized protein (Compare to YALI0D14872g, weakly similar to uniprot|Q9P6I9 Schizosaccharomyces pombe Putative transcriptional activator zinc finger containing), with the protein MISEPSSTENTQPDSSTLTLQFRTSGALLDPKSPRQPPFSTPLLSHPFPSSLFPFPLHMPKEPPQSCSQKHIACSSCRQRKLKCDGNSPCEHCTRLQRDCVYSTVVLKSGPRKGFLKQIESRLDVLESKSVDMASFDPSQLSHDQVLALVKRLQEISPIQQPVYSSRTPPPVTPEEHFSDLVFEQMFETKPQNIDPTFVFVSPGTYRQLLKPGNAQYHLKYALALLATVTPQFAHLETETYSRALSHLAQVESQPHTPPDIPYLQALVAIWLYEHHKSKYRESWTTAGKATRTAVAMRLHLLDSDPSTLTDLSEPRRVFWAVFSIDRYQIIATSWPKVFAIEQVTTKFPVSTDSFLKEYSEPAFDFTTCIEDHEMFGMHHFIDDVYCFTLIWVIVCGRIFDMPDKLIMLQISARASKVYGSSNPSSNSHFDIWWACYQSFKHCFAVAEAKLADLDHQSPNVMYCRLLVKAVDTCLVRRAIKTCLANNRPVQELQQNKYKLACQSYQLLRQVNALNYSPRITSFIVFNIVQVLLSHLRHQQTLDPQVIDAINWCLRFRKDENSMFSFDFDVTQICDDFNQEMVNKGLSPPLLLTNHSVPASPVSNLSLSPQQEFYTYDVKTDMPFPILDVANIVPPLPFAEQEVFPLNPGNQERFYL; encoded by the coding sequence ATGATTAGTGAGCCTTCTAGCACGGAAAACACGCAACCTGACAGCAGCACTCTCACTCTCCAATTTCGAACCTCTGGCGCTCTTCTCGACCCCAAATCGCCTCGACAACCTCCTTTTTCCACACCCCTCTTGTCCCACCCCtttccatcttctctcttTCCATTTCCCCTACACATGCCCAAAGAACCCCCCCAGAGCTGTTCACAAAAACATATAGCCTGTTCGTCGTGTCGTCAACGCAAGTTGAAATGCGATGGCAACAGTCCCTGCGAACACTGCACCCGATTACAGCGAGACTGCGTCTACTCGACCGTGGTGCTCAAAAGTGGCCCGCGAAAGGGCTTTCTCAAGCAGATTGAGAGCCGCCTCGACGTGCTCGAGTCCAAAAGCGTCGACATGGCCTCGTTCGACCCGTCCCAGCTGTCGCACGACCAAGTCTTGGCCCTAGTCAAGCGTCTGCAAGAGATTTCGCCCATTCAACAGCCTGTCTACTCCAGCCGAACACCGCCACCGGTCACCCCAGAGGAGCACTTCAGCGACCTTGTCTTTGAGCAGATGTTTGAGACCAAGCCGCAAAATATCGACCCCACGTTTGTGTTCGTGTCGCCAGGTACATATCGACAGCTCCTCAAGCCCGGAAACGCCCAATACCATCTCAAATATGCACTGGCCCTGTTGGCCACCGTGACGCCACAGTTTGCTCATCTGGAGACGGAGACTTACAGCCGAGCCCTGTCGCACCTGGCCCAGGTCGAGTCACAACCTCACACTCCCCCAGATATTCCGTATCTTCAGGCTTTGGTGGCCATCTGGCTGTATGAACACCACAAGAGCAAATACCGCGAGTCATGGACCACGGCTGGAAAGGCCACTCGAACGGCCGTGGCCATGCGTCTGCATCTTCTAGACAGTGACCCCAGCACGCTCACAGACTTGTCCGAGCCGCGACGTGTTTTCTGGGCCGTCTTCTCAATCGACAGATACCAGATCATAGCCACATCCTGGCCCAAGGTGTTTGCCATTGAGCAAGTGACCACCAAGTTCCCGGTATCCACAGACTCCTTTCTCAAAGAGTATAGCGAGCCGGCATTTGATTTTACCACCTGTATCGAGGACCATGAAATGTTTGGTATGCATCATTTCATCGACGACGTCTACTGCTTCACCCTCATTTGGGTGATTGTCTGTGGACGTATTTTCGACATGCCCGACAAGCTCATCATGCTGCAAATCAGCGCCCGTGCCTCCAAGGTCTATGGCTCCAGCAACCCTTCTTCCAATTCACATTTCGACATCTGGTGGGCCTGCTACCAGTCCTTCAAGCACTGCTTTGCGGTGGCCGAGGCGAAGCTTGCCGATCTGGACCACCAGAGTCCAAACGTCATGTACTGCCGACTTTTGGTGAAGGCCGTAGACACCTGTCTGGTTCGAAGGGCGATCAAGACTTGTCTTGCCAACAACAGGCCCGTTCAAGAGCTTCAAcaaaacaagtacaagctTGCGTGTCAGTCATACCAGCTTCTCAGACAAGTCAACGCGCTCAACTACTCGCCACGGATCACCTCGTTCATTGTCTTCAACATTGTTCAGGTACTTCTGAGCCATCTGCGACATCAACAGACTCTGGACCCCCAAGTTATTGACGCCATCAACTGGTGCCTGCGGTTCCGCAAGGACGAGAACAGCATGTTTTCTTTTGATTTCGACGTGACCCAGATCTGTGACGACTTTAACCAGGAGATGGTGAACAAAGGCCTCTCACCACCCCTACTGCTTACTAACCACTCTGTCCCTGCCTCTCCCGTGTCGAATCTGAGTCTCAGCCCCCAGCAGGAGTTCTACACGTACGACGTCAAGACAGACATGCCCTTCCCCATCCTGGACGTGGCCAACATTGTGCCCCCTCTTCCGTTTGCCGAGCAGGAGGTGTTTCCTCTGAATCCCGGAAACCAGGAGCGATTCTACCTGTAG
- a CDS encoding uncharacterized protein (Compare to YALI0D14850g, similar to uniprot|P32463 Saccharomyces cerevisiae YKL192c ACP1 mitochonrial acyl-carrier protein, similar to Saccharomyces cerevisiae ACP1 (YKL192C); ancestral locus Anc_4.297) — MLRNVSRLALRSNFARQATMGQRFYSVARPDAEKRIAAVLESFDKISNPAAITPTASFAKDLNLDSLDTVEVVVAIEEEFGIEIPDKEADEIKSVNQAVEYILAQPDAK, encoded by the exons ATGCTTCGAAACGTTTCCCGACTCGCTCTGCGATCCAACTTTGCCCGACAGGCCACCATGGGCCAGCGATTCTACTCGGTCGCTCGACCCGATGCCGAGAAGCGAATTGCTGCTGTTCTCGAGTCTTTTGACAAG ATCTCCAACCCCGCTGCCATCACCCCCACCGCTTCCTTCGCCAAGGACCTCAACCTCGACAGCTTAGACACCGTCgaggttgttgttgccatcgaggaggagttcGGCATCGAGATCCccgacaaggaggctgacGAGATCAAGTCTGTCAACCAGGCCGTCGAGTACATTCTCGCCCAGCCCGATGCTAAATAA
- a CDS encoding uncharacterized protein (Compare to YALI0D14894g, similar to uniprot|P05150 Saccharomyces cerevisiae YJL088w ARG3 ornithine carbamoyltransferase, similar to Saccharomyces cerevisiae ARG3 (YJL088W); ancestral locus Anc_1.279), which translates to MIRPFSTLTKMTPRHLISIGDLSPKELTKLVDRGLVLKKWIKQENKTETDKLSDLLKGKTVPLIFSKRSTRTRVSTEGAVAFLGGQPMFLGKDDIQLGVNESTYDTARVVSSMTSCIVARVGAHQEILDLSAASSVPVINALCEKYHPLQAITDMITIKETFGDAKNLKLAWVGDANNVLHDLAIAALKSGISVTAATPKEYPVSEDIIQICNDAAKESGATFTTTTDPKEAVKDSDVIVTDTWISMGQESEKQLKMQQFAGYQVTEELGKLAKPTWKFMHCLPRHPEEVSDQVFYSDRSLVFPEAENRLYAAIAVLEAFVVHKGKIE; encoded by the coding sequence ATGATTCGACCGTTCTCGACGCTGACCAAAATGACCCCCCGACACCTCATCTCCATCGGCGACCTGTCCCCCAAAGAGCTGACTAAGCTGGTCGACCGAGGTCTGGTTCTCAAGAAGTGGATCAAGCAGGAGAACAAGACCGAGACCGATAAGCTGTccgatctgctcaagggcaagaCGGTGCCTCTCATCTTCTCGAAACGATCGACCCGAACCCGAGTGTCCACCGAGGGAGCCGTGGCGTTTCTGGGAGGCCAGCCCATGTTTCTGGGTAAGGACGACATCCAGCTGGGCGTCAACGAGTCCACTTATGACACCGCCCGAGTCGTGTCTTCCATGACCTCGTGTATCGTTGCCCGAGTGGGAGCCCACCAGGAGATTCTCGATCTGtcggcagcctcctccGTGCCCGTCATCAACGCCCTCTGCGAAAAGTACCACCCCCTGCAGGCCATCACCGACATGatcaccatcaaggagaccTTTGGAGACgccaagaacctcaagCTCGCCTGGGTTGGAGACGCAAACAACGTGCTGCACGACCTGGCAATTGCCGCTCTCAAGTCCGGCATTTCCGTCACCGCCGCCACCCCCAAAGAGTACCCCGTTTCCGAAGACATTATCCAGATCTGCAATGATGCCGCCAAGGAGTCCGGAGCCaccttcaccaccactaccgaccccaaggaggcAGTAAAGGACTCCGATGTCATTGTCACCGACACCTGGATCTCCATGGGCCAGGAGAGCGAAAAGCAGCTCAAGATGCAACAGTTTGCTGGCTACCAGGTCACTGAGGAGCTTGGAAAGCTCGCCAAGCCCACCTGGAAGTTCATGCATTGCCTTCCCCGACACCCCGAGGAGGTTTCCGATCAGGTCTTCTACTCGGACCGATCTCTGGTTTTCCCCGAGGCTGAGAACAGATTGTACGCTGCCATTGCTGTTCTCGAGGCTTTTGTGGTCCACAAGGGCAAGATTGAGTAA